The genomic DNA AACTGGTTGAAAACCTGATGCAACAGATAGCGCCGTTCGGGGCGCAGTTCCATTTGAGTCAGATGGTGACCGGGGTGGAGCGGCAGGACGATGGCCGCTTTCTGGTGGAAACCGATGTTGGAACCCGGTTTCTCTGCACTATGGTGTTTATTGCAGCTGGTGGCGGCTCCTTTCAGCCCAAAAGACCACCGATACCCGGCATCGAAGCCTATGAAAAACAGTCGGTGTTTTATTCGGTCCGGCGTATGGATGATTTTCGCGGTCATGACATTGTCATTGTCGGCGGCGGCGATTCGGCGCTTGACTGGACGCTCAATCTGCAGCCGATTGCCGCCCGTCTGACTTTGATCCACCGCCGCGACGCCTTCAGAGGGTCACTCGACAGCGTCAACAAGATGCGTGCGCTGGTGGAAGCTGGTGCCATGGATCTGCGAATCGGCCAGGTCTCTGCCCTGAGTGGGCAGGATGGTCAGCTTGACCGGATTGAAGTGAAAACCGCAGAAGGCATGGAACAGATAAACTGCACCAGGCTTCTGCCTTTTTTCGGGCTTACCATGAAACTTGGACCGGTTGCCGAATGGGGCCTGAATCTGGATGAGAATCTGATCCCGGTTGACACCGAGACATTTCA from Pararhizobium sp. IMCC3301 includes the following:
- a CDS encoding NAD(P)/FAD-dependent oxidoreductase → MTRPVETDVVIIGAGPVGLFAVFELGLWDLKCHVIDILDKVGGQCAELYPEKPIYDIPGFATISGQKLVENLMQQIAPFGAQFHLSQMVTGVERQDDGRFLVETDVGTRFLCTMVFIAAGGGSFQPKRPPIPGIEAYEKQSVFYSVRRMDDFRGHDIVIVGGGDSALDWTLNLQPIAARLTLIHRRDAFRGSLDSVNKMRALVEAGAMDLRIGQVSALSGQDGQLDRIEVKTAEGMEQINCTRLLPFFGLTMKLGPVAEWGLNLDENLIPVDTETFQSSEPGIYAIGDINTYPGKLKLILSGFHEAALAAHAAKKAANPDERVIFQYTTSSSSLQKKLGII